tgtattcgTCTGACGTTTTTCTCCCTTTGCATTTTCCGTCCTTTACTCCAGCCATGATTCATCTGGATTAAGCACATTTCAGCTCCCCAGCCCATTTTTCCATATTCAACCTGAAGCTGCTTGCTTTACAAAATTTCCACTcctgggcttcaaaatcttgcaATGTGAAAACCTTTCACATGCATCTCATATAGCAGAGTATCATCTGTATGAACCCCACATGACTCACAGATGGCAGCATGTGATTTCTTTTCCAGGTCCCACTGGCATTTGCCTGTATAACGTCATTTTAGGtcatttcagttcatttcactgcgtttttatttcaattcaaGGATGCACACCACATTCAGACTACCAGCAAATCTGGTGTGCCTATTTGCGTCTCCATGTATGTTTTATGTAGAATAAAACTGTCTAACACTCTAAGCATTTATGTTTCCAGACCAATGGCCATGGATCTGTAGCAGGGGATTTGGTCTACCAGGAGCGACTCTCTCGCTTGGAAAGCGACAAAGAATGTCTAGTGCTCCAGGTGTGTTGTCAAAACCAAGTTGAGAGACTTTATGGACTGTATGGGATTTTCTTGTCGGATTTGAAGTTGTGCACTGCTGCTTTCCTTTTGGCTGTCAGTCTGAATACAGCCATTTTAGTTTCTAAATGTCACGCATCACACAAACTCAATAAATATGCACTCTTATTCATCAGGTAAGTGTTCTGACTGACCAGGTGGAAGTTCAAGGAGAAAAGATAAGGGACCTAGACTCGAGCCTTGAGGAACACCGCATGAAACTGAATGCTACAGAAGAGTTATTACAGCAGGTGTGTTGTTTTATAATCTTATGTCCAATAACAAAAGTGCACACCATTTAAGCCATATTGTTGTAGGGGTGGTCAGTATTAAAGGAATACATTTCCCAGAAAATTAATATCTAACTTGTATTGTGTAGGAGCTGCTTAGCAGGAGTGCTTTAGAGACGGAAAAACTGGAACTGCTGACTGAGATATCAAGTCTGAAACTAAAACTAGCCGCTGCAGAAGGGGATTGCAGAGAAAGTGAGGTAATGAGCACACATTTGTACCTTCGCCACTATGAAATTTCATAGGCTGCAGAGTCCCACAAGCCTAATAAATTACAGTCTCCAGTAATTAATTAGAACCTTAAAAATGCTCTCAATGCAGAACAGAATGAACTGTACTGACAACTTGaacatttaatgaaattaaaccTGGCTATTATGGTTTGACCACCCTGTGGTTTCCATAGTGGCATTCATTGCTGTTTAAGACTTCAGCTTCAGGGTGAGAGTGAAACTCTTAAGTGCTAGAGCCATTTCCTGTTATAAAGCTTTTTTGCTCGTTTGAGTCCAGACTACACTGGTCCCATTCAGCTTTCTCTCACTTGCATGAGCCCAGAAGGGAGTTTCTGTTTCAGAAACCAGAAATCCATGGTGGACCAAAAGAATGGGCTAGGTTTCCTCCATGTTAGATGAAAATatagttttctttttaagtatacttgaagGTCTCAGtttcagtgtctttttttttttctcactttgTTAGggtccttgtttttttttttgttttgttttttgtctatcATTCAAACAAAACTCAAAGTATTTAGCACTGCAAGTCTTTTAGCCTGTCGGTTTGTATGCAAAACTCTTCTTGACTCTTTGACTTATAGAAACATGGTCTGTCTCTTCAGGGTCTTTACCAAGATGTGAAAGACATGCACCTCAAGATGACTTCTATGGAGAATGAGAGACAAGAATATGAGAGCAGCCTTAACTCTACCAAAGTAAGAGTGCCTCATGGTCAGGTGATAATTACACAACATAAGATTAACAGCACTGAAGTGTAACAGCAAGCACTTGTCCATGAATCACTTAACCACAAAAAGAAATCTTTGTGTAGTTCACCCTAACCCTACACACTACTGGAATGTGTCAAGCTAATGAACTTTATCCTCATGCTCAAAGCTGGACAAATTTACATAGCTGGACAGATTCGTATAAAATCATGTCTTtctctagattttttttttctgcctcaTTAGATACTTTAAAATGGCATTTGTTCACACTACATTATAGTTACCTATTGTTTTCTTGTTAATGCACTTCTCTGTGCTGCATTTTAAATCAAGTCAATATGGGTTTGGTATGTACTACGTAGTGAGCTTATATTTAGTTCTTGaattaaatgtgttaattttgGTCAGGAGGAGCTGATATCACTACAAAAGCAGTTGGAGGACAGAGAGCAGGCACTTAGAAGACTTCAGGACCAGGCCATCCCAGAAAGCCCAAACACAGAACAGTCACAAAGCAGAGAAAAAGGTACGATACGAACATACTGCTAATATGTCAACAACAATGTTCATGTAAAATGTAACTAGAGTGGattcaaaatcaaatttaaaccTGAATGTGAAATAAGATATTATAATCTCCATATACAGGCAAGAGTCCACCAGTATGAGTAATTCACTTTCTTTTGGATACATATATATTCTGTGCTAAATTGACATCGATATGAATCAAATCCAATGATCAACATTTTGTTTAGTGTCTCTGTTCATGATTTTGTATTCATAACCATTATTTTGACCTGCTGATGGACATAGtggatgtgcaaaaaaaaaaaaaagtcacatgacCAAAAcagtctcagacttttggagcCCACTGTATACGCTATCCAAAGGGAGCcctgcacagacacattttacAGCTAATAAATCCATTTGCAGCTGAGGCTATGCACTTTAAATGGATGACACaggaacaaaaacattttagtgtGATAAAGGAGAAACTATCCTGGCACATTGTACGAAAAAAAACGTGTTGGAATGTATCAAGTATGTAGGTTTGTATTACACATGTCTAGACATGCAATTTGATTGATGGTGACCTGATTTTGGCTGCAGGCTCTCCTGCTCTTATAACTGTGCTTTGCTGGATTTGCTTCTATTGTcttgcagtatttattttacGCTGCAAATCATCTTTACTTCCAGCAGGATGGGTATAACAACTCTGCAGTTTCTGGGGTATTTATCTTAGTGGCTCCAGAgacataataatgttgtcaAAGGCTTCAGTCTTGTTCTGAAATGTTTAGCATGTTGAATGCTTTAATATGTTatttgtggagttgtttttgtgtgtgttcagaaaTGGAGGTGCAGAGAATGAGGAGTGCTGTTGAGTCGTTGAAGGCAGCTAATGAAGAGAAGGTATAAACAATATGATGTCCTGCTATTTTGCTGTGACAGTCACATCAACCACCTGCCAGCACACAGATTACTTCATTTCTAATTAAACCATCTCCACGATCTTTCCAATTAAGCAGTCTTTGCATGGATGTATGTATGTAGAAGTAGGAGATTTTATATACACtatcatttaatattaatggATATATTGTTTATGTGTAATATTAATAgaattttgaaacatttgataTTAAATTCCATGTTGTTTTAATCTGAATCTTTTTAGGATCTTAAGATAAAAGAGCTGCACCAGTCTCTGATCCGTTACAAGAAAGTTCAGGATATGGTGATGTCTGTGCAGGTATCGAAAGGTGAGGTTTCCACAGCTCAGTTATGTCTTTCTTTTGattatacattattttcttCTGCTATAATGTAAAATCACCCATTACCACTTACAAGTTACTTGATGTCAGTAATAGTGTACAGTGTATTTCTTTTGAAATGACCTTTAaagtgtttaaagggatagttcacccaaaaatgaaaatttgatgtttatctgcttacccccagcgcatccaagatgtaggtgactttgtttcttcagtagaacacaaatgatgatttttaactccaaccgttgcagtctgtcagtcgtataatgcacgtcaatggtaactccatctataagagtcaaaaaaacatgcacagacaaatctaaattaaaccctgcgactcgtgacgacacattgatgtcctaagacacaaaacgatcggtttgtgcgagaaaccgaacagtatttatatagtttttcacctctaaaacaccactatgtccaactgccttgcgcatccggttggtgaggtctgaacgcgctctgacaacggaagtgatgtctcgcactcattgaagtataagcgcgagagatcacttccgtcatcagaacgcgttttcacacctcaccaaccggatgcgcaaggatGCTGCATAAACATccagcagataaacatcaaattttcatttttgggtgaactatccctttaaagtgtcATTATACAGGGCTTCTCAGccattgtcattaaaaaaactGCTTGTTGACAGAGTCCGAATTCATCTATAGCAGTGGATCTCAACATTGTTGACTTCAAGGAACCCCCATTGTCCACACAATATTTAAAGCCCCCAACCCCCCATCCCCTCCTCACAATTTCTATCCAATAAAAAATTTTAGCGCTTGGCATAACTAGAAAGATgtgtattcatttaaaaaaaaaaaaaaaaaaacaccaaagaGTAAgaaatatcttgaattttaagtcatcttgaggccccctggttgagaaccacagAGCTAGTGATGTGAAATCGCTTTGTTTGTATCAATCATGTCTACTTTTCCTGGAGTCTTTATCACATTTAGGCAAAAGATTATTTAGATCTCCAGAATATTTCCCAGAAAGCTTTTGTCGGCATCTCAATCTAATAGCTTGGCTGATTTATCCCGTCTCATGACTTGTGCTGTTTTCCCAGACAAACCCAGCGAAGAAGACACAAGAGAGGGGCTGTGTGACACCGAGACAGTCTCCACAGGAGGCACAGAGGAAACTGATGAAGTATGAAGggtcttacacacacacacaaacggtTATGATCACAGGATGTTCCTCAGACTTCCTTTTAGACCCCCTCCTTGCAGTACTTTCATTGTGATGGTCTGACAGAGAAAAACAATTTAACCATAACCATTTTTTTTGGCGGGGAAcgtctgttgtttttgtttgggaGCAGCATCCTGTGATTTCAGGTCATTTCAAAGCAGTCACTGCTTGTGTTGTTCATTGAAATTTGACTCCTCAGGGAAAATACTTCACTGATATTCTCCTCACTGCTGTTCTCTTGTACTTTCACATGCATCAGTGTTGTTTTCTCTCACACAGCCTCAGCTCATCCCATGTTCAGAGCTGCTCCCTGAAGTGGACCTCACCAAAGTGACCGCACTCGGACCCCAAGCACAGAGACCCACAGACAGGTCTGTTTACTTACTATAGGCATCTTTTATTCAAAGTGTTGAttcaaacaatttttaaaataaaaaaaatatatcctaTAAAAGTCATCATATCTCTAACATATCATGAGATCTTCAGGAAGAATTGGTGCCTTTATTCAAAAAGTAACGGGATACCGCTTTGTACcctattcttattttatttatttttgtatttgtattaaattaattattattaatgtttgtaacagatttattttttccattttgctTTTTCAGTGTCTCTGCAGTACAGCAGCCTGAAAGGTCTCCTTTGACAAGCAATAATGAGGTACTGACTTAATCTATGAGAAATGATGAAATATTTTCTGGCGCCACCTGTTGTTTAAAACTCTATTTTGCACACAAAAGCGTCACTGTCCTCATGGGGCCCCCTACAGGTACAGGTCCCTACAGCATCTCAGCATACACGACATAAGCAAAGTGCACATCATCGTGATCATTGTGAGCCtgacaaaaacatatttaaaataaatgggcCACATGGCTGCACTGAACACTTTTTATGAACGATGCTGATTACTAAGCATCTAATTTGTTTATAATTAGAACAGTCACTTAGGAGGTTTTTAGAGGCAGACATTTGCCAATGCAAAAAGTGCAACATCTTAACCAAGAGCTTCAAACTTTTGCTTGTAATGTTTTAGGATGAAGCCAGTAAAAATGGAGGCTCTCCATCTGTCTCCCCGACTCAGCCCAGCTCAGGGGGGAGTGAGAGTTTTGGCTCTAAAAAAACACGTTCCTCTTTTGGACGTGGCTTTTTCAAGATCAGAGGAAACAAGATGACGAGCAGCGCCCCCAGTCTGGGTGAGTTACAAAGTTTTACTTGAAGAATTGTAATAACTTGTGAGGTGAAGTATGCACCTTTCTTTGCACTATTTTGTGTAAGATTAACCCTATTAATGAATTATTGGCAGTTGAAGGAGAGCGTAAGGGGACGGAGCACTTGGATTTGGCCGGAGCGCAAACACAGAAGCCTAAAGCGTTAGAGACACTCTCTCCTGAAGGGAAGAAGAAATCAAAGGGGCTCATGAAGTTACTTGGAAGGTCTTTGTAACGTCTTTGTTAATATGCTAAGTAACAATAAGCTGCACTGATTATTAAGATGAAGATATTAACTCTTATGCACATGCTGCATCAGGATGAAGAGAAGCCAGTCCACGTCCTCTGACCTGGATGATTCTCCAGAGTCAGAGTTTAGAAGAGGTGGAGTCCGAGCTACAGCGGGACCCAGGCTGGGGTGGTCACGTGATCTGCAGCGAAGCAATAACAAGTACatacagtttgtttgtttaaggaagttatttgtttgtttgtttttgccccATTTGTTTAGAGGCAGGGTAACATGTATTGTTGATGTCTCTCTCAGCGAGCAGGACAGCCCATTTTCACGCTGGAGTAAAGAGCAGGTGTGCGAGTGGCTGCAGGAACAGGGACTGGGCTTGTATATAAATCAAGCTCAGCAATGGATCAGCTCTGGACAGACCTTACTGAAGGCATCTCAGCATGATTTGGAAAAGGTCTcctgacatttttaaatttgcaCATATAGTgcttgaccttttttttttttttttttttgtcaatttataTGTAACTTTTTGGGTTATGTGTTGGCTGTGTGTTGTATGATATTTGTCTCTGTGCTTCAGGAACTGGCCATCAGACATCCTCTACACAGAAAGAAACTGCAACTGGCTCTTCAGTCACTGGGCTCAGAGGAAGATGCCATGGGTAAACTGGACTACAACTGGGTTACTCGTAAGTAACAACAATCAGTCATTTGTTTTAACTAAAAAGATTAAGCCAGATGTCTGTGAATGCAGTTGATTACAAATGTTATTTAGGACTGATGGATCTAGTATTAGTGAAGCACCAACTaacattttattacagtgtGCGAGtgctaatattattattgtaatttcaaaGGATGGCTGGATGACATCGGCCTGCCTCAGTATAAATCTCAGTTTGATGAGGGAAGAGTGGATGGGCGCATGCTTCACTATATGACTGTGGTAGgtgtcaaaaaaaaagaaaaagaaaataaattatgtatatatgtgtgtgtgtgtgtgtctttttatatatgtttggaaacattttttttataattttattaattaacaatttatgctcagcaaggctacatttatttgatgataaatacagtaatactgtgaaatatgaaaaatatttgtgaaagttttctatttaagtattttatatattacatttagtttatatattttaatttattttattcctgtgatgacaaagctgaattttagtagccattactccagtcttcagtgtcacatgatcagaaACATcagaatcattctaatatggtgatttgatgcttgagaaacatttcttctttttcttctgcttatcaatgttgaaaagtttTCACTGTTTAATATTCTTGTGGAAACCACAATTTTAAGGTTCTCAACGTGTCTTTGGTTAGGATGACCTGCTGGGTCTGAAAGTGGGCAGTGTGCTTCACCATCTCAGTATTAAGAGGGCCATCCAGGTGCTACGCATCAACAGCTATGACCCCAACTGTCTCCGTCGCCGACCAACAGAGGTAGCACACCCTGACATCATGTTGCCATGCACACTTAGTTCCATTCACTTAGAATATGACTTAGACTTTTGCTCTATTTATTTCCTTTTGACTAGAATAATGCCACACCAGCAGAAATCTGTCAGTGGACCAATCACAGAGTGATGGAGTGGCTTCGTTCGGTGGATCTGGCAGAGTACGCACCCAACCTGAGAGGAAGCGGAGTCCACGGGGGCCTAATGGTACATACAGTGAGGAAGTAAACATGCAGGAAGTttctttttacttatttttttatacttacATTTCTCAGGTTTTAGAGCCTCGCTTCAATGTTGAGACAATGGCTCTGCTTCTTAACATCCCACCAAATAAGACACTGCTGAGACGTCACCTTGCGACCCACTTCCATCTTCTGATTGGCTCAGAGGCACAAAGGCTGAAACAGGATTATCTCGAAAACCCAGATTATGCCGTCCTCACGGCCACAGCCAAAGTTAAGGCAAGTAACCGTAAGCGAGGTTGCCACTGAACATCTCTTATATATGgaatacaacattaaatatAGATGTTTTACCTGTCCTTTTCCATCCTCTCCTCCTTTTAGCCAAGACGTCTGTCATTTGGAGGTTTCGGGACATTGAGGCGGAAGCGACAGGAGGAGACCGAAGAGTACGTTTGCCCC
The Ctenopharyngodon idella isolate HZGC_01 chromosome 4, HZGC01, whole genome shotgun sequence genome window above contains:
- the ppfibp1a gene encoding liprin-beta-1, translated to MMCDASEMLAAALEQMDGIIAGSKAMNYTNGLFDCQSPTSPFLGSLRVLHLLEDLRVALDLMDPQEKESLRSQVSETTAEGLMEWLQSQLTNGHGSVAGDLVYQERLSRLESDKECLVLQVSVLTDQVEVQGEKIRDLDSSLEEHRMKLNATEELLQQELLSRSALETEKLELLTEISSLKLKLAAAEGDCRESEGLYQDVKDMHLKMTSMENERQEYESSLNSTKEELISLQKQLEDREQALRRLQDQAIPESPNTEQSQSREKEMEVQRMRSAVESLKAANEEKDLKIKELHQSLIRYKKVQDMVMSVQVSKDKPSEEDTREGLCDTETVSTGGTEETDEPQLIPCSELLPEVDLTKVTALGPQAQRPTDSVSAVQQPERSPLTSNNEDEASKNGGSPSVSPTQPSSGGSESFGSKKTRSSFGRGFFKIRGNKMTSSAPSLVEGERKGTEHLDLAGAQTQKPKALETLSPEGKKKSKGLMKLLGRMKRSQSTSSDLDDSPESEFRRGGVRATAGPRLGWSRDLQRSNNNEQDSPFSRWSKEQVCEWLQEQGLGLYINQAQQWISSGQTLLKASQHDLEKELAIRHPLHRKKLQLALQSLGSEEDAMGKLDYNWVTRWLDDIGLPQYKSQFDEGRVDGRMLHYMTVDDLLGLKVGSVLHHLSIKRAIQVLRINSYDPNCLRRRPTENNATPAEICQWTNHRVMEWLRSVDLAEYAPNLRGSGVHGGLMVLEPRFNVETMALLLNIPPNKTLLRRHLATHFHLLIGSEAQRLKQDYLENPDYAVLTATAKVKPRRLSFGGFGTLRRKRQEETEEYVCPMDVQMPQSSSFHKGPCIYEDSFDQLEQMEDSEGTVQQIGAFSEGINNLTSMLKEDKFFREASSRSPETSTNDED